In the Sus scrofa isolate TJ Tabasco breed Duroc chromosome 6, Sscrofa11.1, whole genome shotgun sequence genome, one interval contains:
- the PTCH2 gene encoding protein patched homolog 2 isoform X2, whose product MAGPPPLGELPPGYASPDGSAAPQILAGSLKAPLWLRASFQGLLFSLGCAVQRHCGKVLFLGLLAFGALALGLRVAVIETDLEQLWVEAGSRVSQELQYTKEKLGEEAAYTSQMLIQTPRQEGENVLTPEALGLHLQAALTASKVQVSLYGKSWDLNKICYKSGVPLIENGMIERMVEKLFPCVILTPLDCFWEGAKLQGGSAYLPGRPDIQWTNLDPEHLLEELGPFASLEGFRELLDKAQAPNVAQELSGGCHGFSHKFMHWQEELLLGGMARDPQGQLLRAEALQSTFLLMSPRQLYEHFRGDYQTHDIGWSEEQAGTVLQAWQRRFVQLAQEALPGNASQQIHAFSAATLDDILHAFSEVSATRVVGGYLLMLAYACVTMLRWDCAQSQGAVGLAGVLLVALAVASGLGLCALLGIAFNAATTQVLPFLALGIGVDDIFLLAHAFTEAPPGTPLQERTGECLQRTGTSVALTSINNMVAFFMAALVPIPALRAFSLQAAIVVGCNFAAVMLVFPAVLSLDLHRRHCQRLDVLCCFASPCSARVIQILPQELGDGTVPVGIARLTATVQAFAHCEASSQHVVTILPPQTHLVPPPSDPLGSELFSPGGSTRDLLGQEEGTRQKAACKSLSCAHWNLAHFARSQFAPLLLQPHAKAMVLVLFGALLGLSLYGATLVQDGLALTDVVPRGTKEHAFLSAQLRYFSLYEVALVTQGGFDYAHSQRALFDLHQRFSSLKAVLPPPATQAPRTWLHYYRNWLQEIQAAFDQDWASGRITRHSYRNGSEDGALAYKLLIQTGDAQEPLDFSQLTTRKLVDQEGLIPPELFYVGLTVWVSSDPLGLAAAQANFYPPPPEWLHDKYDTTGENLRIPAAQPLEFAQFPFLLRGLQKTADFVEAIEGARAACAEAGRAGVRAYPSGSPFLFWEQYLGLRRCFLLAICLLLAGTFFVCALLLLSPWTAALIVLVLAMMTVELFGIMGFLGIKLSAIPVVILVASVGIGVEFTVHVALGFLTAQGSQNLRAARALEHTFAPVTDGAVSTLLGLLMLAGSNFDFIVRYFFVVLTVLALLGLLHGLVLLPVLLSILGPPPEVTTPAFCSRPAGWGGKGKGRDRDRTGGAQWPTDGAQLTRTPPHEVPPTEGGILPFCPDRQHVPLPQTPSKTHLSLSGSRAGCRVCPRPNILSLISSHILLEATGGPQEPELTGADVSPARSYRCTRRAQRSRAPRLHGQEGSGGNCHPPCPRALPE is encoded by the exons ATGGCTGGACCGCCACCCCTCGGGGAGCTACCCCCGGGCTACGCATCCCCAGATGGATCTGCAGCACCCCAG ATCCTAGCTGGGAGCCTGAAGGCTCCCCTCTGGCTGCGTGCTTCCTTCCAGGGCCTGCTCTTCTCTCTGGGCTGCGCGGTCCAGAGACACTGTGGCAAAGTACTCTTCCTGGGACTGTTGGCCTTTGGGGCCCTGGCACTGGGCCTCCGCGTGGCCGTCATTGAGACAGACCTGGAACAGCTCTGGGTGGAAG CCGGCAGCCGGGTGAGCCAGGAGCTGCAATACACCAAGGAGAAGCTGGGGGAGGAGGCGGCGTACACCTCGCAGATGCTGATACAGACCCCGCGCCAGGAGGGGGAGAACGTCCTCACGCCCGAGGCCCTTGGCCTccacctccaggcagccctcACCGCCAGTAAAGTGCAAGTGTCCCTCTATGGAAA GTCCTGGGACTTGAACAAAATCTGCTATAAGTCTGGAGTTCCCCTAATTGAAAACGGAATGATCGAGCGG ATGGTCGAGAAGCTGTTCCCGTGCGTGATCCTCACCCCCCTCGACTGCTTCTGGGAGGGAGCCAAACTCCAAGGGGGCTCTGCCTACCTGCC GGGCCGCCCCGACATCCAGTGGACCAACCTGGATCCGGAGCACCTACTGGAGGAGCTGGGCCCCTTTGCCTCCCTCGAGGGCTTCCGGGAGCTGCTGGACAAGGCACAG gctcccaatgtggctcaggAGCTGAGCGGGGGCTGCCACGGCTTCTCCCACAAGTTCATGCACTGGCAGGAGGAACTGCTGCTGGGGGGCATGGCCAGGGACCCCCAAGGACAGCTGCTGAG GGCAGAGGCCCTGCAGAGCACCTTCCTGCTGATGAGCCCCCGCCAGCTGTACGAGCACTTCCGGGGCGACTACCAGACCCACGACATCGGCTGGAGCGAGGAGCAGGCCGGCACGGTGCTGCAGGCCTGGCAGCGGCGCTTCGTGCAG CTGGCCCAGGAGGCCCTGCCTGGGAACGCGTCCCAGCAAATCCACGCCTTCTCCGCCGCCACCCTGGACGACATCCTACACGCCTTCTCCGAAGTCAGCGCCACCCGTGTGGTGGGAGGCTACCTGCTCATG CTGGCCTACGCCTGCGTGACCATGCTGCGGTGGGACTGTGCCCAGTCCCAGGGAGCTGTGGGCCTTGCCGGGGTGCTGCTGGTGGCCCTGGCGGTGGCCTCGGGCCTCGGGCTCTGTGCCCTGCTCGGCATCGCCTTCAATGCTGCCACTACCCAG gtgctgcccttcTTGGCACTGGGAATCGGCGTGGATGACATATTCCTGCTGGCACATGCCTTCACAGAGGCTCCGCCTGGCACCCCTCTCCAG GAGCGCACCGGTGAGTGTCTGCAGCGCACGGGCACCAGCGTCGCGCTCACGTCCATCAACAACATGGTGGCCTTCTTCATGGCCGCCCTCGTGCCCATCCCTGCCCTGCGGGCCTTCTCCTTGCAG gcggCCATAGTGGTCGGCTGCAACTTCGCAGCCGTGATGCTTGTCTTCCCGGCGGTCCTCAGCCTGGACCTGCACCGGCGCCACTGCCAGCGCCTTGATGTGCTCTGCTGCTTCGCAAG cCCCTGCTCTGCTCGGGTGATTCAGATTCTGCCCCAGGAGCTGGGGGATGGGACAGTACCCGTGGGCATTGCCCGCTTGACTGCCACCGTTCAAGCCTTTGCCCACTGTGAAGCCAGCAGCCAGCATGTGGTCACCATCCTGCCTCCCCAAACCCACCTGGTGCCCCCACCTTCTGACCCTCTGGGCTCTGAGCTCTTCAGCCCGGGAGGGTCCACACGGGACCTTCTAGGCCAGGAGGAGGGGACACGGCAGAAGGCAGCCTGCAAGTCCCTGTCCTGTGCCCACTGGAATCTTGCCCATTTCGCCCGCTCTCAGTTTGCACCCTTGCTGCTCCAACCCCATGCCAAG GCCATGGTGCTGGTACTTTTTGGGGCTCTTCTGGGCCTGAGCCTCTATGGAGCAACCTTGGTGCAGGATGGGCTGGCCCTGACAGATGTGGTGCCTCGGGGCACCAAGGAGCATGCCTTCCTGAGCGCCCAGCTCAGGTACTTCTCCCTGTACGAGGTGGCCCTGGTGACCCAGGGTGGCTTTGACTACGCCCACTCCCAACGCGCCCTCTTTGATCTGCACCAGCGCTTCAGTTCCCTCAAGGCCGTGCTGCCCCCACCGGCCACCCAGGCGCCCCGCACCTGGCTGCACTATTACCGCAACTGGCTCCAGG AAATCCAGGCTGCGTTTGACCAGGACTGGGCTTCCGGGCGCATCACCCGCCACTCGTACCGCAATGGCTCCGAGGATGGCGCCCTGGCCTACAAGCTGCTCATCCAGACCGGGGATGCCCAGGAGCCTCTGGATTTCAGCCAG CTGACCACGAGGAAGCTGGTGGACCAGGAGGGGCTGATTCCACCCGAGCTCTTCTACGTGGGGCTGACCGTGTGGGTGAGCAGCGACCCCCTGGGTCTGGCAGCCGCGCAGGCCAACTTCTACCCCCCGCCTCCCGAGTGGCTGCATGACAAGTATGACACCACCGGGGAGAACCTTCGCA TCCCGGCGGCCCAGCCCTTGGAGTTCGCTCAGTTCCCTTTCCTACTGCGCGGCCTCCAGAAGACCGCAGACTTCGTGGAGGCCATCGAGGGGGCCCGGGCAGCATGTGCTGAGGCAGGCCGGGCTGGGGTGCGTGCCTACCCCAGCGGCTCCCCGTTCCTCTTCTGGGAGCAGTACCTGGGCCTGCGACGCTgcttcctgttggccatctgcctCCTGCTGGCGGGCACTTTCTTCGTCTGCGCCCTGCTGCTGCTTAGCCCCTGGACGGCTGCCCTCATC GTGCTGGTCCTGGCGATGATGACCGTGGAGCTCTTTGGCATCATGGGTTTCCTGGGCATCAAGCTGAGCGCCATCCCCGTGGTGATCCTGGTGGCGTCTGTGGGCATCGGTGTCGAGTTCACTGTCCACGTGGCTCTG GGCTTCCTGACCGCCCAGGGTAGCCAGAACCTGCGGGCTGCCCGCGCCCTGGAGCACACATTCGCCCCGGTGACCGATGGCGCCGTCTCCACGTTGCTGGGTCTGCTCATGCTTGCTGGTTCCAACTTTGACTTCATCGTCAG gtaCTTCTTCGTGGTGCTGACAGTCCTCGCGCTGCTGGGCCTCCTCCACGGGCTGGTGCTGCTGCCTGTGCTGCTGTCCATCCTGGGCCCCCCGCCAGAGGTGACCACACCCGCCTTCTGCTCCCGGCCCGCAGGATGGGGCGGGAAAGGCAaggggagggacagagacaggaCAGGGGGCGCTCAGTGGCCAACAGACGGGGCTCAACTCACAAGGACACCTCCCCATGAGGTGCCACCAACTGAAGGTGGCATCCTCCCCTTTTGCCCAGACAGACAACATGTCCCTCTCCCCCAGACTCCTTCAAAGACCCACCTTAGCCTTTCGGGGTCCCGAGCAGGGTGCAGGGTTTGCCCCAGGCCCAACATCCTGTCCTTGATCAGCTCTCACATCCTGCTGGAAGCCACCGGAGGACCCCAGGAGCCCGAGCTCACTGGGGCTGATGTCTCCCCTGCCAGGTCGTACAGATGTACAAGGAGAGCCCAGAGGTCACGAGCCCCCCGGCTCCACGGGCAGGAGGGCTCAGGTGGGAACTGCCACCCACCTTGCCCGAGAGCTTTGCCAGAGTGA
- the PTCH2 gene encoding protein patched homolog 2 isoform X7, whose protein sequence is MLIQTPRQEGENVLTPEALGLHLQAALTASKVQVSLYGKSWDLNKICYKSGVPLIENGMIERMVEKLFPCVILTPLDCFWEGAKLQGGSAYLPGRPDIQWTNLDPEHLLEELGPFASLEGFRELLDKAQVGQAYVGRPCLHPDDLHCPPSAPNHHSRQAPNVAQELSGGCHGFSHKFMHWQEELLLGGMARDPQGQLLRAEALQSTFLLMSPRQLYEHFRGDYQTHDIGWSEEQAGTVLQAWQRRFVQLAQEALPGNASQQIHAFSAATLDDILHAFSEVSATRVVGGYLLMLAYACVTMLRWDCAQSQGAVGLAGVLLVALAVASGLGLCALLGIAFNAATTQVLPFLALGIGVDDIFLLAHAFTEAPPGTPLQERTGECLQRTGTSVALTSINNMVAFFMAALVPIPALRAFSLQAAIVVGCNFAAVMLVFPAVLSLDLHRRHCQRLDVLCCFASPCSARVIQILPQELGDGTVPVGIARLTATVQAFAHCEASSQHVVTILPPQTHLVPPPSDPLGSELFSPGGSTRDLLGQEEGTRQKAACKSLSCAHWNLAHFARSQFAPLLLQPHAKAMVLVLFGALLGLSLYGATLVQDGLALTDVVPRGTKEHAFLSAQLRYFSLYEVALVTQGGFDYAHSQRALFDLHQRFSSLKAVLPPPATQAPRTWLHYYRNWLQEIQAAFDQDWASGRITRHSYRNGSEDGALAYKLLIQTGDAQEPLDFSQLTTRKLVDQEGLIPPELFYVGLTVWVSSDPLGLAAAQANFYPPPPEWLHDKYDTTGENLRIPAAQPLEFAQFPFLLRGLQKTADFVEAIEGARAACAEAGRAGVRAYPSGSPFLFWEQYLGLRRCFLLAICLLLAGTFFVCALLLLSPWTAALIVLVLAMMTVELFGIMGFLGIKLSAIPVVILVASVGIGVEFTVHVALGFLTAQGSQNLRAARALEHTFAPVTDGAVSTLLGLLMLAGSNFDFIVRYFFVVLTVLALLGLLHGLVLLPVLLSILGPPPEVTTPAFCSRPAGWGGKGKGRDRDRTGGAQWPTDGAQLTRTPPHEVPPTEGGILPFCPDRQHVPLPQTPSKTHLSLSGSRAGCRVCPRPNILSLISSHILLEATGGPQEPELTGADVSPARSYRCTRRAQRSRAPRLHGQEGSGGNCHPPCPRALPE, encoded by the exons ATGCTGATACAGACCCCGCGCCAGGAGGGGGAGAACGTCCTCACGCCCGAGGCCCTTGGCCTccacctccaggcagccctcACCGCCAGTAAAGTGCAAGTGTCCCTCTATGGAAA GTCCTGGGACTTGAACAAAATCTGCTATAAGTCTGGAGTTCCCCTAATTGAAAACGGAATGATCGAGCGG ATGGTCGAGAAGCTGTTCCCGTGCGTGATCCTCACCCCCCTCGACTGCTTCTGGGAGGGAGCCAAACTCCAAGGGGGCTCTGCCTACCTGCC GGGCCGCCCCGACATCCAGTGGACCAACCTGGATCCGGAGCACCTACTGGAGGAGCTGGGCCCCTTTGCCTCCCTCGAGGGCTTCCGGGAGCTGCTGGACAAGGCACAGGTGGGCCAGGCCTACGTGGGGCGGCCCTGTCTGCACCCTGACGACCTCCACTGCCCGCCTAGTGCCCCTAACCACCACAGCAGGCAG gctcccaatgtggctcaggAGCTGAGCGGGGGCTGCCACGGCTTCTCCCACAAGTTCATGCACTGGCAGGAGGAACTGCTGCTGGGGGGCATGGCCAGGGACCCCCAAGGACAGCTGCTGAG GGCAGAGGCCCTGCAGAGCACCTTCCTGCTGATGAGCCCCCGCCAGCTGTACGAGCACTTCCGGGGCGACTACCAGACCCACGACATCGGCTGGAGCGAGGAGCAGGCCGGCACGGTGCTGCAGGCCTGGCAGCGGCGCTTCGTGCAG CTGGCCCAGGAGGCCCTGCCTGGGAACGCGTCCCAGCAAATCCACGCCTTCTCCGCCGCCACCCTGGACGACATCCTACACGCCTTCTCCGAAGTCAGCGCCACCCGTGTGGTGGGAGGCTACCTGCTCATG CTGGCCTACGCCTGCGTGACCATGCTGCGGTGGGACTGTGCCCAGTCCCAGGGAGCTGTGGGCCTTGCCGGGGTGCTGCTGGTGGCCCTGGCGGTGGCCTCGGGCCTCGGGCTCTGTGCCCTGCTCGGCATCGCCTTCAATGCTGCCACTACCCAG gtgctgcccttcTTGGCACTGGGAATCGGCGTGGATGACATATTCCTGCTGGCACATGCCTTCACAGAGGCTCCGCCTGGCACCCCTCTCCAG GAGCGCACCGGTGAGTGTCTGCAGCGCACGGGCACCAGCGTCGCGCTCACGTCCATCAACAACATGGTGGCCTTCTTCATGGCCGCCCTCGTGCCCATCCCTGCCCTGCGGGCCTTCTCCTTGCAG gcggCCATAGTGGTCGGCTGCAACTTCGCAGCCGTGATGCTTGTCTTCCCGGCGGTCCTCAGCCTGGACCTGCACCGGCGCCACTGCCAGCGCCTTGATGTGCTCTGCTGCTTCGCAAG cCCCTGCTCTGCTCGGGTGATTCAGATTCTGCCCCAGGAGCTGGGGGATGGGACAGTACCCGTGGGCATTGCCCGCTTGACTGCCACCGTTCAAGCCTTTGCCCACTGTGAAGCCAGCAGCCAGCATGTGGTCACCATCCTGCCTCCCCAAACCCACCTGGTGCCCCCACCTTCTGACCCTCTGGGCTCTGAGCTCTTCAGCCCGGGAGGGTCCACACGGGACCTTCTAGGCCAGGAGGAGGGGACACGGCAGAAGGCAGCCTGCAAGTCCCTGTCCTGTGCCCACTGGAATCTTGCCCATTTCGCCCGCTCTCAGTTTGCACCCTTGCTGCTCCAACCCCATGCCAAG GCCATGGTGCTGGTACTTTTTGGGGCTCTTCTGGGCCTGAGCCTCTATGGAGCAACCTTGGTGCAGGATGGGCTGGCCCTGACAGATGTGGTGCCTCGGGGCACCAAGGAGCATGCCTTCCTGAGCGCCCAGCTCAGGTACTTCTCCCTGTACGAGGTGGCCCTGGTGACCCAGGGTGGCTTTGACTACGCCCACTCCCAACGCGCCCTCTTTGATCTGCACCAGCGCTTCAGTTCCCTCAAGGCCGTGCTGCCCCCACCGGCCACCCAGGCGCCCCGCACCTGGCTGCACTATTACCGCAACTGGCTCCAGG AAATCCAGGCTGCGTTTGACCAGGACTGGGCTTCCGGGCGCATCACCCGCCACTCGTACCGCAATGGCTCCGAGGATGGCGCCCTGGCCTACAAGCTGCTCATCCAGACCGGGGATGCCCAGGAGCCTCTGGATTTCAGCCAG CTGACCACGAGGAAGCTGGTGGACCAGGAGGGGCTGATTCCACCCGAGCTCTTCTACGTGGGGCTGACCGTGTGGGTGAGCAGCGACCCCCTGGGTCTGGCAGCCGCGCAGGCCAACTTCTACCCCCCGCCTCCCGAGTGGCTGCATGACAAGTATGACACCACCGGGGAGAACCTTCGCA TCCCGGCGGCCCAGCCCTTGGAGTTCGCTCAGTTCCCTTTCCTACTGCGCGGCCTCCAGAAGACCGCAGACTTCGTGGAGGCCATCGAGGGGGCCCGGGCAGCATGTGCTGAGGCAGGCCGGGCTGGGGTGCGTGCCTACCCCAGCGGCTCCCCGTTCCTCTTCTGGGAGCAGTACCTGGGCCTGCGACGCTgcttcctgttggccatctgcctCCTGCTGGCGGGCACTTTCTTCGTCTGCGCCCTGCTGCTGCTTAGCCCCTGGACGGCTGCCCTCATC GTGCTGGTCCTGGCGATGATGACCGTGGAGCTCTTTGGCATCATGGGTTTCCTGGGCATCAAGCTGAGCGCCATCCCCGTGGTGATCCTGGTGGCGTCTGTGGGCATCGGTGTCGAGTTCACTGTCCACGTGGCTCTG GGCTTCCTGACCGCCCAGGGTAGCCAGAACCTGCGGGCTGCCCGCGCCCTGGAGCACACATTCGCCCCGGTGACCGATGGCGCCGTCTCCACGTTGCTGGGTCTGCTCATGCTTGCTGGTTCCAACTTTGACTTCATCGTCAG gtaCTTCTTCGTGGTGCTGACAGTCCTCGCGCTGCTGGGCCTCCTCCACGGGCTGGTGCTGCTGCCTGTGCTGCTGTCCATCCTGGGCCCCCCGCCAGAGGTGACCACACCCGCCTTCTGCTCCCGGCCCGCAGGATGGGGCGGGAAAGGCAaggggagggacagagacaggaCAGGGGGCGCTCAGTGGCCAACAGACGGGGCTCAACTCACAAGGACACCTCCCCATGAGGTGCCACCAACTGAAGGTGGCATCCTCCCCTTTTGCCCAGACAGACAACATGTCCCTCTCCCCCAGACTCCTTCAAAGACCCACCTTAGCCTTTCGGGGTCCCGAGCAGGGTGCAGGGTTTGCCCCAGGCCCAACATCCTGTCCTTGATCAGCTCTCACATCCTGCTGGAAGCCACCGGAGGACCCCAGGAGCCCGAGCTCACTGGGGCTGATGTCTCCCCTGCCAGGTCGTACAGATGTACAAGGAGAGCCCAGAGGTCACGAGCCCCCCGGCTCCACGGGCAGGAGGGCTCAGGTGGGAACTGCCACCCACCTTGCCCGAGAGCTTTGCCAGAGTGA
- the PTCH2 gene encoding protein patched homolog 2 isoform X9, whose protein sequence is MLIQTPRQEGENVLTPEALGLHLQAALTASKVQVSLYGKSWDLNKICYKSGVPLIENGMIERMVEKLFPCVILTPLDCFWEGAKLQGGSAYLPGRPDIQWTNLDPEHLLEELGPFASLEGFRELLDKAQVGQAYVGRPCLHPDDLHCPPSAPNHHSRQAPNVAQELSGGCHGFSHKFMHWQEELLLGGMARDPQGQLLRAEALQSTFLLMSPRQLYEHFRGDYQTHDIGWSEEQAGTVLQAWQRRFVQLAQEALPGNASQQIHAFSAATLDDILHAFSEVSATRVVGGYLLMLAYACVTMLRWDCAQSQGAVGLAGVLLVALAVASGLGLCALLGIAFNAATTQVLPFLALGIGVDDIFLLAHAFTEAPPGTPLQERTGECLQRTGTSVALTSINNMVAFFMAALVPIPALRAFSLQAAIVVGCNFAAVMLVFPAVLSLDLHRRHCQRLDVLCCFASPCSARVIQILPQELGDGTVPVGIARLTATVQAFAHCEASSQHVVTILPPQTHLVPPPSDPLGSELFSPGGSTRDLLGQEEGTRQKAACKSLSCAHWNLAHFARSQFAPLLLQPHAKAMVLVLFGALLGLSLYGATLVQDGLALTDVVPRGTKEHAFLSAQLRYFSLYEVALVTQGGFDYAHSQRALFDLHQRFSSLKAVLPPPATQAPRTWLHYYRNWLQEIQAAFDQDWASGRITRHSYRNGSEDGALAYKLLIQTGDAQEPLDFSQLTTRKLVDQEGLIPPELFYVGLTVWVSSDPLGLAAAQANFYPPPPEWLHDKYDTTGENLRIPAAQPLEFAQFPFLLRGLQKTADFVEAIEGARAACAEAGRAGVRAYPSGSPFLFWEQYLGLRRCFLLAICLLLAGTFFVCALLLLSPWTAALIVLVLAMMTVELFGIMGFLGIKLSAIPVVILVASVGIGVEFTVHVALGFLTAQGSQNLRAARALEHTFAPVTDGAVSTLLGLLMLAGSNFDFIVRYFFVVLTVLALLGLLHGLVLLPVLLSILGPPPEVVQMYKESPEVTSPPAPRAGGLRWELPPTLPESFARVTTSMTVALRPPPLPGAYIHAASEEPAWSPAATPAASGSSNLSSRGPCAATG, encoded by the exons ATGCTGATACAGACCCCGCGCCAGGAGGGGGAGAACGTCCTCACGCCCGAGGCCCTTGGCCTccacctccaggcagccctcACCGCCAGTAAAGTGCAAGTGTCCCTCTATGGAAA GTCCTGGGACTTGAACAAAATCTGCTATAAGTCTGGAGTTCCCCTAATTGAAAACGGAATGATCGAGCGG ATGGTCGAGAAGCTGTTCCCGTGCGTGATCCTCACCCCCCTCGACTGCTTCTGGGAGGGAGCCAAACTCCAAGGGGGCTCTGCCTACCTGCC GGGCCGCCCCGACATCCAGTGGACCAACCTGGATCCGGAGCACCTACTGGAGGAGCTGGGCCCCTTTGCCTCCCTCGAGGGCTTCCGGGAGCTGCTGGACAAGGCACAGGTGGGCCAGGCCTACGTGGGGCGGCCCTGTCTGCACCCTGACGACCTCCACTGCCCGCCTAGTGCCCCTAACCACCACAGCAGGCAG gctcccaatgtggctcaggAGCTGAGCGGGGGCTGCCACGGCTTCTCCCACAAGTTCATGCACTGGCAGGAGGAACTGCTGCTGGGGGGCATGGCCAGGGACCCCCAAGGACAGCTGCTGAG GGCAGAGGCCCTGCAGAGCACCTTCCTGCTGATGAGCCCCCGCCAGCTGTACGAGCACTTCCGGGGCGACTACCAGACCCACGACATCGGCTGGAGCGAGGAGCAGGCCGGCACGGTGCTGCAGGCCTGGCAGCGGCGCTTCGTGCAG CTGGCCCAGGAGGCCCTGCCTGGGAACGCGTCCCAGCAAATCCACGCCTTCTCCGCCGCCACCCTGGACGACATCCTACACGCCTTCTCCGAAGTCAGCGCCACCCGTGTGGTGGGAGGCTACCTGCTCATG CTGGCCTACGCCTGCGTGACCATGCTGCGGTGGGACTGTGCCCAGTCCCAGGGAGCTGTGGGCCTTGCCGGGGTGCTGCTGGTGGCCCTGGCGGTGGCCTCGGGCCTCGGGCTCTGTGCCCTGCTCGGCATCGCCTTCAATGCTGCCACTACCCAG gtgctgcccttcTTGGCACTGGGAATCGGCGTGGATGACATATTCCTGCTGGCACATGCCTTCACAGAGGCTCCGCCTGGCACCCCTCTCCAG GAGCGCACCGGTGAGTGTCTGCAGCGCACGGGCACCAGCGTCGCGCTCACGTCCATCAACAACATGGTGGCCTTCTTCATGGCCGCCCTCGTGCCCATCCCTGCCCTGCGGGCCTTCTCCTTGCAG gcggCCATAGTGGTCGGCTGCAACTTCGCAGCCGTGATGCTTGTCTTCCCGGCGGTCCTCAGCCTGGACCTGCACCGGCGCCACTGCCAGCGCCTTGATGTGCTCTGCTGCTTCGCAAG cCCCTGCTCTGCTCGGGTGATTCAGATTCTGCCCCAGGAGCTGGGGGATGGGACAGTACCCGTGGGCATTGCCCGCTTGACTGCCACCGTTCAAGCCTTTGCCCACTGTGAAGCCAGCAGCCAGCATGTGGTCACCATCCTGCCTCCCCAAACCCACCTGGTGCCCCCACCTTCTGACCCTCTGGGCTCTGAGCTCTTCAGCCCGGGAGGGTCCACACGGGACCTTCTAGGCCAGGAGGAGGGGACACGGCAGAAGGCAGCCTGCAAGTCCCTGTCCTGTGCCCACTGGAATCTTGCCCATTTCGCCCGCTCTCAGTTTGCACCCTTGCTGCTCCAACCCCATGCCAAG GCCATGGTGCTGGTACTTTTTGGGGCTCTTCTGGGCCTGAGCCTCTATGGAGCAACCTTGGTGCAGGATGGGCTGGCCCTGACAGATGTGGTGCCTCGGGGCACCAAGGAGCATGCCTTCCTGAGCGCCCAGCTCAGGTACTTCTCCCTGTACGAGGTGGCCCTGGTGACCCAGGGTGGCTTTGACTACGCCCACTCCCAACGCGCCCTCTTTGATCTGCACCAGCGCTTCAGTTCCCTCAAGGCCGTGCTGCCCCCACCGGCCACCCAGGCGCCCCGCACCTGGCTGCACTATTACCGCAACTGGCTCCAGG AAATCCAGGCTGCGTTTGACCAGGACTGGGCTTCCGGGCGCATCACCCGCCACTCGTACCGCAATGGCTCCGAGGATGGCGCCCTGGCCTACAAGCTGCTCATCCAGACCGGGGATGCCCAGGAGCCTCTGGATTTCAGCCAG CTGACCACGAGGAAGCTGGTGGACCAGGAGGGGCTGATTCCACCCGAGCTCTTCTACGTGGGGCTGACCGTGTGGGTGAGCAGCGACCCCCTGGGTCTGGCAGCCGCGCAGGCCAACTTCTACCCCCCGCCTCCCGAGTGGCTGCATGACAAGTATGACACCACCGGGGAGAACCTTCGCA TCCCGGCGGCCCAGCCCTTGGAGTTCGCTCAGTTCCCTTTCCTACTGCGCGGCCTCCAGAAGACCGCAGACTTCGTGGAGGCCATCGAGGGGGCCCGGGCAGCATGTGCTGAGGCAGGCCGGGCTGGGGTGCGTGCCTACCCCAGCGGCTCCCCGTTCCTCTTCTGGGAGCAGTACCTGGGCCTGCGACGCTgcttcctgttggccatctgcctCCTGCTGGCGGGCACTTTCTTCGTCTGCGCCCTGCTGCTGCTTAGCCCCTGGACGGCTGCCCTCATC GTGCTGGTCCTGGCGATGATGACCGTGGAGCTCTTTGGCATCATGGGTTTCCTGGGCATCAAGCTGAGCGCCATCCCCGTGGTGATCCTGGTGGCGTCTGTGGGCATCGGTGTCGAGTTCACTGTCCACGTGGCTCTG GGCTTCCTGACCGCCCAGGGTAGCCAGAACCTGCGGGCTGCCCGCGCCCTGGAGCACACATTCGCCCCGGTGACCGATGGCGCCGTCTCCACGTTGCTGGGTCTGCTCATGCTTGCTGGTTCCAACTTTGACTTCATCGTCAG gtaCTTCTTCGTGGTGCTGACAGTCCTCGCGCTGCTGGGCCTCCTCCACGGGCTGGTGCTGCTGCCTGTGCTGCTGTCCATCCTGGGCCCCCCGCCAGAG GTCGTACAGATGTACAAGGAGAGCCCAGAGGTCACGAGCCCCCCGGCTCCACGGGCAGGAGGGCTCAGGTGGGAACTGCCACCCACCTTGCCCGAGAGCTTTGCCAGAGTGACCACCTCCATGACCGTGGCGCTCCGCCCACCCCCACTGCCTGGCGCCTACATCCACGCAGCCTCGGAGGAGCCTGCTTGGTCCCCTGCTGCCACACCCGCTGCCAGCGGCTCCAGCAACCTCAGTTCTAGGGGACCGTGTGCAGCCACCGGATGA